The following DNA comes from Mesorhizobium sp. B2-1-8.
GGGCTCTACTGGAGTAACTTAACAAGGCCGAGGTCGCCCACGAACTTGCAACCAAAAGGAAGCCGCCATCTCCCTCCATTGGTTCTCCTCAGCGGTAACCGTATCGACCAGCCAGGCCGGCGTCAGGTTCCAAGTCAGCAACACCGAGACTGCCACTGCAGAACTCATGAAGTGGACCAAACGTGGCCCTCACTGGAACCGAGCGGTGCGCGTGTGCATGGCATCACTTGCCGATCAGGCGACACCTCAGGAGGTCCGAAGGTGCTTCCGGCTGGCTGCCAAGGAGGAGGGGGTGCTGCTACCTGAGTAACAAATGTTATTGACGCGGGGGAACAAATGCTCATGCGGCCCATTAAGCCGTGGGGAACTCCAGCAAAAACGGCACTCGTATGTCATCAGGTGTCATCCTATTGGTTGAGGATGAGGGCATTCTACTCTGGGACGTTGAACAATCCTTGGTCGAGGCGGGGTTCGAAGTCGCGTCAGCGTTTAACGCTGCCACTGCGATAGAGACGTTTGATCTTGATCCAGAGCGCATCTCGGCTGTTTTGACGGACATAAGGCTCGGGGAGGGCGCTACCGGCTGGGATATCGCCCGTCATGCAAGGGTCGCTAGGCCCACCCTTCCCATCGTCTACATGAGCGGCCATGGTGCAGACGATTGGCCGTCAGAAGGGGTGCCGAACAGCATCATGATCTCCAAGCCGTTCGTCATGGCCCAGGTTATCACTGCGCTGGCCACCTTGCTGAACTCTGCTTCCTCTCTGGGGATCTCCTGACTACCCTGGCCCCCTCGGCCACACCTTGGGGAGAACTCCAGGGGGCCTGAGGAGGACAATCAGTGCCACAGTGGAAGGGGTTCTGCGCCTCACCTATTCACACATAAGCGGCTGCCCGATATCGTGAGGACGAGTGGGGCTATCCTGATGGGGCCTGACGACGATCTGATGTCCCGTATCGAGGCTGCGCTTGTTGGTGGCCACCTCAGCCAATGGTAACGTCAATTCCTCCTCGACATGCGTGACCGTCTGGTGAATTACGGCCCACGCATGCGGCTGAGCGCGAAGCAATGGTCCAAGCTCTACGAGACCATCGGCCCCGCACTGCCAACGCACCATCGCAGCCGCGCGCGAAAAAGCCCCTATCGTCGCCACGCTGGCAACCGCGCCGCTGGCGAAGACCGATTGCTCGTGAGGCCCGGTACTTGGCAGCCCGGTTCGTGAGAACCTTTGGGATCGTTCTGGCATTGGTCGTCGCGCCCCTGATCTACCCGTTCGTTGTCAAGGGCGGGCACGTAACTTGGCCGAGCATGCCATCCTTTGCCAGATCAGACGTAGCTGGGGACAGGGTGCCACTTGCCAGAACACAGTTCACCATTACGGACGGCGATACCATTCGGCTCAGCGGTTCTACGAAGGGTACCCGGCTGGTCGGCTTCAATGCCCCCCGAAAGCATTGAGCCAAGGTGCGAAGCGGAGGGAACCTTGGGCGTCGTGCGAAGGCGCGCCTCCAAGAACTGGTTGCCGCCGCGAAGGTGGAGTTGAAGATGGTTCCGTGTTCTTGCCCGGCAGGGACGGAGGGCACCGACAGGTGCAACTACGGGCGAAGTTGTGGCTCACTCTTTGCCGACGGCCAAGATGTGGGCGACGTATTGGTGTCAGAAGGGTTGGCTGTGCCTTTTGCCTGCGGCTCCACATCCTGTCCGCCGACACCACGCCCTTGGTGTGGGTAGGCTGCGTTCATGATCACTTTCTCGGCGCCTTCCCGACGAACCTAACTCCTTCGTCAAGCCGACCCACGGACCCCATCTGGTGACGAATTCGGCGACGCCTCCGTCTTCACCGACGAAGGCAAGCAATTCGAATGCGCGCTCGATTTTCGAGGACGTTGATCAAAGTTGAATCCACGTCCCGTTTCGGTTGCCGGATGCACCGCCGACCTGACCGAACCGCCGCTTCTGGTCATTAGAAAGGGTCTCCATGGATGTCGCGGACAAGGCGCAAAGCGGCCGTTTTTCACCCCTAGCCAGAACCACTCATTGCGACATCTAGCTGCGGATGAATGTGACTTCGCTGGTCGCAATTGCCGAAGGAGCAGCGCAGGTCAACGGCCACGTGCTATTTCAGCTCCAACGCCGCTTGCACAAATCCATCCCCATATCCGACCTCGTTGACTGCATTAGCCCGCCTAATGTCGGTTAATCGACGTCGACTTTTTTCTGGAGAGCAACTCCGCCACTTCGATTTCCAACGCCTTGGCGAGGCGATCGGCCACATCAATGCTGGCGTTGTAGACACCTCTCTCCAGGGAACTGATGTACGTACGATCAATGTCGGCACGGTGTGCAAGCTCCTCCTGCGACAGGCCTTTGGCTAGTCGGGCCGTTCGCAAATTCCGAGCGAATACCTCACGTATCTCCATGGGTGGGAGATCAACGATTTGAAGAGTATTTCACCACGGAGTATTCTCTACAAAGATTTGTTGTGCTAGCATCCTCGCAGCTAACACGGGAGCCACAAACGGATGGTCGATCGAATGATGGCTGGAGCTCCGAATACCAATTTGCGTCGGAACGGCGGAACGCCAGCCCAGCGTCGGGAGAGCGGCAAGAGCCGGGACGCTGTTTCCGATCCGGCTATTGCGTTGTTCACGAGCTGGCAGCAGGCCCAACGCGTCTCGCTGGTGTTGTGTCGTCTGCAACAGCGTTTGGAAACACGCGTACTCGGCGCGGCGCCGCGGGAAGCGGTGGACGAGAAGATCGTCTACTCGATCGCCTATCAAGCGGAGGTCGAAGCTATGACGGCTGCCTTGAAACTTCAGGACGAACTGCCTCAAACTCCGGCGCGGTCGCTTCTTGGTGTTGTCGCTAAGCTCGAAATCATCGCCGGCGCGGATCGCGACATCGACGATCCCACCGACTTTCCCTGGCCGCATATTGCTTCGATACTTGATGACTTGAAGGAAATCACCGGGAGCCTGCCGCTGGAACGGCCAGATCGGTTGGCCATTGATGCGGATTGCAGGCGATATCGCGCGATGGCTGCCGACCTGGTCGGTCTACAGACCCAAACCGAGAATCTCGACTTGAGGCTGCGACCCGCCGTTGGGATAAAACCGGAGTAAAAAAAGAAACAACAGCGTAAATAACGGCCATTCGCCGCTGGGGCAATTTCAGCGAATCTTGTCCCGATGCAGATGTGGTCGGGACAGAAACAGTGAAGGCAGCACGGCGCGCGGCAAAACGCGGCGTTAGACGCGATGCAGAGGCCGATCTGTTTTCGCGCCCGCGCGTCGTCGACGAAGCATTTCTGGAACGAACGGTCCGCTTGTTCGAGGCGCGAATGGAGCAGCCCCTGTCAACGGACGATGCCCGGCAAATCGTCGATAATCTCGGTGGCTTCTTTCGCATCCTCGCCGAATGGGACCGGATTGACCGGGGCGAATAGCCGGCGCGTCATGGCCGCTTGATCGCGGGCTCTGTCGGTCCGCAACCCGATGACCAGCGAGGGAAGGACGCACCCCAGATGAACCAGCGACTTGTCCGGATCGCCAGGCCCGCAGGCCTTGTAAAGGCGCTGCTCTACGCGCGCGTCTCCTCCAAGGAGCAGGAGAAGGAGAAGGAGAAGGAGAAGGAGAAGGAGAAGGAGAAGGAGAAGGAGAAGGAGAAGGAGAAGGAGAAGGAGAAGGAGAAGGAGAAGGAGAAGGAGAAGGAGAAGGAGAAGGAAGGCTTCTCCATCCCGGCGCAGTGCAAGCTGCTACGCGACTACGCCCTGCAACAGCGGTTCGACATCGTGCAGGAGTTTATCGACGTCGAGACGGCCAAAACCACCGGCCGGATCAACTTCACCGAAATGGTCAAATACCTACGAAAGCATCCCGGCATTGGAAGCGTCCTGGTCGAAAAGACCGACCGGCTCTATCGCAACCTGAAGGACTGGGTGACGCTTGATGAACTGGATGTGGAAATCCACCTCGCGAAAGAAGGTGTGACTCTATCGCGAGACTCGCGCTCATCTGAAAAATTCATGCACGGCATCAAGGTCTTGATGGCCAAGAACTATATCGACAACCTGTCGGAAGAAGCCCGCAAGGGGCAGATGGAGAAGGCGGAGCAGGGCATCTGGCCGACTAAGGCTCCGCTGGGCTATGTCAACACCACGGGCAAGGACGGCAAAAGGTTATCGAGCCGCATCCTGAACTGGCTCCAGTCGTCACGCAGCTGTTCGAGCGCTACGCAACCGGCCAGTGTTCGCTCAAGGCCTTGGCTAAGGCAGCCCATGGCGATGGGCTGATCTATCCCAAGAGCGGCAATCCGGTTCCGGTCAGCACCGGGCATATGATCCTGCGCAACCGCCTCTACACGGGGCTGTTCCAGTGGAACGGCAAATTGCACCAGGGCAAGCACGAACCTCTCGTATCGATCGAGCTATGGGAGCGGGTCCAGGGCGTCCTGACGGGCCGCAATGCGGTGCCAACCCACCCGATAGGAAACGAGTTCGCCTTCACCGGCCTGATGACCTGCACTGAATGCGGCTGTGCCGTCGTGGCGGAGATCAAGAAGGGCAAATATGTCTACTATCATTGCACGGGGCATACCAACAAAGGCCGGGGCGGATATGGTGATTGCCGCCGCAAATATGTCCGCGAGGAAGTGCTCGATCAGGCATTCGCCAACCTGCTCGACCGGTTGCATTTCGACGAAGAGATACTGGAATGGGTCAAGGCAGCCCTCATGGCCAGCCATGCCGACGAGCGCCGCGAGCATGAACAGGCGATCCATCGATGCCAGGTCGAGTACAAGCGGCTCGAGGATCGGCTGCACGCCATGTATCTCGACAAGCTCGATCGCCGCATCGACAACGCCTTCTACGAGCGGATGTCAGCGCAGTGGCGAACCGAACAGACGCGGCTGCTTCGCGAGATAGAGCGCCATGGTAGCGCCGAGGAATCATACATGGAGGATGGTATCCAGCTGCTGGAACTGGCACGCAACGCCAGCCGACTGTTCGCGAAACAGCCTGTGCACGAGAAAAAGCGGCTCTTGAATCTCGTGCTGTCGAACGGCCAATGGGACCAAGGCGAGGTTCGCGCCGTCTTCAGGCAACTGTTTGATCTACTTGCGAAAACGGTCGCATTCTGGAGCAGTAACAGGCGCACAGCAGACCGCTGTGCCGACAGGGAGTCCAGTTTGGCTGGGGTTCCTGGAACCTTTTCGACCTTTCTGGCTCGCACCTCCGGCGAATTGCGTGCGCTTTTAGGAGGGGTCTGGATGGCCGAGCGATGCCACTGCTACGAGGTTGGCTGCGGGCACAGCATGTCGCACTCGCCCAGCTTATTGCGGTACCGACGCCACTGGGCTATTTTAGCAGTTGTGGGAACAGCATCTGCCATCCATCGCGGGTGCGACCTTGCCGTTTCGGCAGATTGGAAGTCTTTAACAGATCAGGTTGTCGCAAGCTGTGTCTTGTGCCCTCCAGGTCATGAGCAGTTAAGGATGCGCCATGCTGCGATGTTTTGCGTTCATTGCGGCCCTGATGCTCGCGTGCTTCACGGCATTCCAAGCTTGTGCCGATCGAAGGGTTGCCCTTGTCATAGGCAATTCCGAATACCGCGAGATTCCGGCTCTCAAGAATCCGGACAAGGATGCCGAGGACGTGTCGAACACCTTCCGGCTAGCCGGATTCGACGTGTTCGTCGCCAAGGACCTCACCAAGATCGAATTCGAAAAGCAGTTCCGCAACTACCTCGCGGCGGCGGACGGCGCCGATCTGGCGATCGTGTACTATTCCGGCCATGGCTTTCAGATCGGCGGTGAAAATTTCCTCATCCCGGTCGATGCATCGCTCACGAACGCGGCCGACATTGAGGTCCAGGCCGTCAAGCTCGACGATGTGCTGCAGCAGTTGAGAGCGAAATCGAAGATCCAGGTGATCATCCTCGACGCCTGCCGCAATAATCCGTTTCCGCGCAAAGACTATTGGTTGCGAGACCAACTGATCACTGCCGGCGACACCGGCCTTGCGCAGGTGAAAAGTTCGCTGAACACGCTTATTGCCTTTGCCACCGAGCCCGGTGCCGTCGCCTATGACGGAAGTGGCGATCTCAGTCCTTTTTCCTCCGCCTTCTCGCGTCGCGCACTGGCGCCGAACCAGGAGATACGCTCGGTCATGGCGGCCGTTCGCCGGGATGTGGTCGAGGCCACGGCCGGTAAGCAGGTGCCTTGGGAAAACTCCTCGCTTATCGACGAGGTCGTCCTCATGCGTCGCGCCAGCCGGCCCGCACTGCCGCCCGTGTTGGAAAAGGTCGTGCCATCCGGCGTCGGCCCTGTCGCGCTCGACCTGCCGGAGCCGCTGGATGTCGATGGCGGCCCGGTCACCGTCAGCATCGAGAGACCGCCGGCGCTCGGGCGTCTGATTTTGGACGGCAAGCCGGTTGCGGCGGGTGAGCCGATCGCCGGCAAGGATCTCCCGCGATTGCAGATGGACGTCCCTAAGGGCGCCGGCATCCAGGAACTAGTCGACATGATGGCCTATGCCACACGCGACAATTGGGGTGGCGAATCCCAAGGCATCCTGGTCTTCCGAGTCAAGAATGGAGAGGGCGCCGAGGGCAAGCAGCTTGTGGCCTCGCTCGAGTCCGAGCAGAAGCAGGAAGTGGTGGAACGCGGCATTCACATTACCGGCGCCGCCGAAGCGATCGAAAACCGTGACGTCCAGGTTCCCGTCGGCGTCGGCCCGGTTCCGTTGAAGCTGGATTTCCCGACCAAGGATCCCGCGGTCAGCCTGAAACTTGCGAGCTATCCGGCAACGGGAACGTTGTCCCTGCCGGATCGGGCCTTGTCGCCTGGCTCGAGCGTGATGGCCGATGAGGTCGATCAGTTGCGTTACGAACCACAGATCGGCGCCGTCAAGCCACTCATAGTCGGCTTCGAAATCCGGGCTGACAACACCTCGCCAAAGCCGGCGACGATGAAGCTGTCGCCCAGCGTCGACCCATGCGACAGGGAGGCCGGGGAACCTCTTGACCTGCAGGGCGTCGTCCCCGGTCTGTTGCCGAATGAGATCAGCGGCAACGCCGTGGACGTCTGCAGGGCGGCGGTGAAAGCCTATCCGGGCGTCGCTCGCTTCCACTATCAACTCGGTCGCGCACTGCTTGCGGTCGGCAAGGTTGATGACGCGAAGAAGGCGATCCAGGAGGCTGCCGACAGGGGGCATGTCCGCGCAGTGTTCGAGCTTGGCTATATCGCTTCATCCGGCATCGGGGCAGCCGTGGATCCGAGCAAGGCGAACGGTTTCTATGCGAAAGCGTCCGACAAAGGCGACCCCTATGGAATGACTGCCTGGGGCCGCGCCTTGTTCAACGGTCTCGGCGTTAAGCGTGATACGGGCAGGGGCCTGGACCTGCTGCTCAAGGCGGCGGCCATGGGCCACACCTATGCTATGAACGACCTCGCCGCGATCTTCACCGAAGGTCGCAATGGCGTGCCTGCCGACCCGGCTCGGGCCGTTGCCTTCCTCAAGGCGGGCGTCGAGCGCCAGGACATGTATTCCATGAACATTCTCGGACGCAACTATCTCAGTGGGCGGGGCGTAGAGAAGGACACAAAGCAGGCGCAGGCCCTTTTCCAGAAGGCGATGGATCTCGGCCAGCCCTATGCGCCCGGCAGTCTCGCGCGCATGTACCGGGACGGTGACGGCGTGGAGCAGAATCTTGCTGAAGCGCAGAAGCTGTTCGAACTGGCGACCGATCGCGGCGACTATTCGGCCGCCTATGATCGCGCGGCTATCGAGATGCAGAAAGGAGGCAAATCCGATCAGGTCGTCGCCGTCCGTTATCTGGCTTTCGCTGCAGGGCTCGATCTTCGCAACGAGTTGCCGAGCGCCCGGACCACGCTGGCGCAGTTTGGCGCTAAACCGAAGACGGCTGCCCTCAAGCAGCTACGCTCGGAACTCAAATCGAAAGTCCCCGCGGGCGGCTCGGTTGACGATCAATTGGTCAAGACGGCGAGAGCCGTCTGGGAGCAAGCCAATCCGCGTCGCGATCTGTTCTGATCAACAAGGAGGCAATGGTGGGCAGGGCATTGAAGCAGGCGGTCATCGCGGCAATCTTATCTCTTGCGGTCGTTGGGTGCACGACCGTGACGCCTAGGATCGAGCCGGCGCCGGCAACGAAACATCGCACCAAACAGGTTCGCGTGACGACGGCGCCGAATGTGGTCAAACAGAAGAAGGTGACTGCCAAGAAACTGGTCAAACCGGTCAACGATGGGCCCAAGCCTGTTATTATACAGCCATTGGGCGGCGGCGGTGGGGCCGGCGGCGGTGGCGGCGGCGGGTGGTGATAGCGGCGCAACCTCGACACACGTTCTTCCGAAGCGAGATGACTCGTCTCGCTTCTCCGCAACTTGCTAGAACCGCTCGCCAATCGAAGGCAAGTGCTCTATGCTCCCGCCACGTGCCGTATCGAGATCGGGTTGTCCTGGCGGGGGCGTTCCATGTTCGAAGTCGTTGCATTCTCGCAAGCGAAAGCCGTGACGCGGCCTATTGGCCTGATCATTGCAGCAATATTGGGATTGATGGTCCTTGGACCGCCAATGGCGAGTGCCGCGCCGAACTGGACGCTCGATCCTGACGCCTCGGTGCTCACCTATCAGTCGGTCAAGAAGAACACGATCGTCGAGACCAACAAGATCAGGAATATCACCGGCACGCTGAGTTCCGCCGGTAACGCCAGGATCAGCTTCGATCTCAATTCCGTCGACACGGGCGTCGACCTGCGCAATGTGCGCATGCGGTTCCTGTTCTTCGAAACATTCAAATATCCGACGGCCGAGCTGACGGCGAAGGTGGACCCGGCCGCCTTTGCCGACTTGCCGGCCAAACGCCGGATCAAGGCAACATTACCGTTCCGGCTGAGCCTGCACGGCGTCGACAAGGATCTGGAGGCGAGCGTCGTGGTAACCATGATCAGCGACACTCAGGTTTCCGTCGCGTCGGAGGCTCCCGTCGCGGTGCATGTCGAGGATTTCGGCCTGCTGCCGAACGTAGACAAGCTGCAGCAGGCCGCCAATGTGACGAACATCGTGCCCACCGCCTCGGTGTCCTTCGACTTCGTCTTTGTCGCCGACGGCAGCAAGCCGGCCGCGGTGCAGACAGTCGCTGCCGGCACCACCGATGTCGGTCCCGTGGCTACCGACGCCGCTAAGGCCAATTTCAGCGACGAGGAGTGCCTCAACCGGTTTGCCGTGCTGTCGCGCACCGGCGCCATCTACTTTCGCTCGGCCAGTGCCCGGCTCGATGCCAAGAGCCGTCCGCTGCTCACCGAAGTTGAAGGGGTCGTCGGCAAATGCCCGACCCTGAAGGTGGAGGTGTCCGGCTACACCGACTCGGACGGCTCGCCCGAAGCAAACAAGGCGCTCTCCGAACGGCGAGCGCAGGCGGTTGCCGATGCGTTGGTCGCCGGTGGCGTGCCGCGTCAGCAGATCAGTGCCGCCGGCCATGGCGAGGAGAGCCCGGTTGCCGCCAACGACACGCCAAAGAACAAGGCGCTCAACCGGCGCATCGAATTCTCCGCCACGAAGCTCGCGAACTGAGGTCGGGGTGGGCTCCCGTGCAATCGCATTTTGCACCGTCTTGCTTCGCGGCTCCGGCCTTGTCGCGCTTGTCCTGCTTTTGACTTTGACGGCCGCCAGTGCCGAGCGCCGCGTCGCGCTGGTGCTCGGCAACTCGCAATATCAGCACGCCGCGCCGCTGGCCAATCCCGCGCGCGATGCCCAGGCGATGGCCGAGCGCCTGAAGAACCTTGGTTTCGAGGTGGTCTCTGGCTTCGATCTCACCAAGCAGCAGACCCAGACCACGGTCGCCCAGTTCGCCAAGCAGGTGCGCGGCGCCGATGTGGCGCTTTTCTTCTATGCCGGCCATGGCCTGCAGGTTTCAGGCAAGAACTATTTGCTTCCGGTGGATGCCGCACTCGAGGACGAGACCTCGCTCGACTTTGAGGCCGTGTCGGTCGATTTCATTTTGCGCCAGAGATTCTCGCGAGACAAGCATACGGCTGGTGTTTCTGGACGCGTGCCGGGACAATCCTCTGGCCGATGTGCTGGCAAAGACCGCCGGCATCAAGGGTGCAAGCAGTGGCCTTGCGGAAATTCCGATCGAGAATGGCGGCGCTGGAACGCTCGTCGCCTTTGCCGCCAGTCCCAACCAGCTCGCCTATGACGGGTCTGGCGACCACTCGCCCTTCACGACGGCATTGCTCCAGCACATTGGGGAATCCAATGTCTCCATCACCGAAGCGATGAACAGGGTGACCAGTGACGTCTTCAACGCGACCGCCGGCAAGCAACGCCCCTGGATCAACGTCTCTTTGACCACCGAGGTTGTCCTGCACAAGGTCGATCTCAACGCGCCGCTGATCGTCGGCGAGGCGAGCACCCGGCAAGCTGAAGCCGGCTCTGACGCACGCAACACCGGCGCTTCGCCAAGCCAGAATGCCGATCAGCTTGCGCTTGATACCCTGCGCGCGAAAATCCCGAAGCTGGCTACCGACGGCCCTATCCTTTTCGATCGTCCCATCAAGTTCGGCGACCCGGCGATCGACGGCAAGAGCATCGCCCAACTGATCAAGAGCGAACCGCTTTTCAGTCCGGTGGAAGGCCTCGACAAATCGGTCTGGGAAGGCAAGCACTGCGAGACCTGCCATCAGTGGAATGAGGCCCGGCTTTGCGAGCAGGCGAAGAATTTCGCCGCCAACGACGTCTCGGTCCTGCGCCTGCAGCATCCGCTCGGTACCCGCTTCAAGGTCGCGCTGGCCAGGTGGGCGCAAGGCGGCTGCCAATAATGCCGGACTGATGTCGGCGATGACGGGCGGCGCGTAGGGATCGGCGAATGCCGTTACGCCTCCATCTCCGCCATCTGAATGCCCATTTCGACAAAGGCCGAAAGCACGGCAAACCGGTCCGCCAGCGAGGCCCGGGCCAGCGCGGCCAGAATTCCGGCATTGACGGCATGGGCGGCAGGAAATCCGGTCGACACCATGTTGAGGGTCGGGTCGCGCCACACCGCTGCCAGAGCGATCCAGGCGGCCGGCGTCGCTGGCGGCAGGTCCAGGGAATTGCTCAAGACCGCTTGATGGTCGGGATTGTCAGGTTCGCCGACGCGGTCGTGGACAAGCGCCAGCAATTCGAGATCCCGGTCCGCGAGGAGCTCGGCGAGAGTGCTCAGGCATTCATGTCCCCACCAGACGGCGGCTCGCTCGGGCAGGAGGTAGGCACAGAACGTGATTGCTTCTTCCGGCACGCGCCCGGCAAGCAGGGCTCGGCAAAAATCAAGCGGCGGCTGGCCGGTGGCCAGCGATTTCATGTCCCTGGCGATGGCGGGACAAGCAAGAAACAGATCCCGTGCCGTTCTGTATCCGAGTTCATTGGCCATGGCTGCCATACCCCGAGAGCCACCAGAACAGCACTCAAGCCTGTGGCCGAGCGCCGGTCAAGCGTCAGTCTTCAGCAGGTGGCGGACGCGAGCAGAATGCGTTTGTTCACAGACAATCGCTTCCCGATTTGATATGATGCCGCCAGCGAAATCCACTTACACAGGAGTGACGGTCATGCGATGGGGCAGTTCAGCCTTGGCATTGGCGGCCATGCTTCTTGGGACGCACGTCTGCGCCGATCCGCTTCAGAAGTCGGAAGACATCGTCAAGTTCTTCGCCGGCCAGCCCGGCAATCTGGGTGCCGCGCGCGGCATCTGCGTTGGCACGGAGGAAGAGTGCAAGAGCAAGGCCGAGAAGACTGGCTCAGCCCAACAAAAGGCTGGTCTCGACATGATGATCAATTTCGCCCTTGATTCCGCGCAACTCGACCAGATCGCGCGCACCGAACTCGATGAGTTCGCCAAGGCACTGAAGGACAATCGGCTGAGCACGTTCAGCTTTGTCGTTGAAGGTCATACCGATGCAACCGGCCCGGATCGCTACAACCAGGACCTGTCGCAGCGGCGGGCCAAGTCGGTGGCCGCGTTCCTCGAAGCGAACGGCGTTGAATCGGCGCGGCTCGAAGCGATCGGCCTGGGCAAGTCGCACCCGCGTGTCGCCAATCCCTACGATCCGGTCAACCGACGCGTGGAAATGCGCATCAGGACCGAGTAGGCGGTCGCCGCCAGGCCGATCCTTAACAGCGACACTGGCAAGGGATCTTGTCCAAACGCCGGGTCCACCTTGATGCCTTCTGATCAATGTTTGAGCGCGCTGCCGATCACAACGCCGCTGCCGAAAATGAGCGCCCTGGCCAGGAAGTCATTATTCTCTCTCGGTGGCGGCTCGTCGCGCGCAATGGTCTCGCTGCTGAGCCTGCGCTGGACAACCTTCTGTTGCTTGTGTGGCACCGGCTTCAGGGTGCGGGTCTTCTGCACGACCTGTTTCTTCGGCGGCGCCGCAGTCTGCTTGCCCGCCTTCAACTGGTCGATGTCGAGCCTTGCCACCCTGGCGAAGAGGCCGCTCGGGAACTGGTCGAGATACGCCTCGTAATAGGGAATGGCGTTGTTTTTCGAGGCCTCATCCCAAAGGCGTTGCTCGACCTCCCAGGACGGCGGATCGCTGGCCACCGGCTCAGGGGCGGGCGAGGCCGGCGTCTTGGCTGCATCGCCGATTGGCGCCGCCGCGGCTTGTGCCGCTGGCTTGCCAAGGAAAACCTCGCGCCCCAGTGATGCGTTGTGCCATGGGCGCTGCCGACCTTGCGTGGCTTCAGTCACGTCGCCGCGCACGCGCGTCAGCGCGCTCTGGATCTCGACCCCGGGTTCGGTCAGGTGCTTGGCCAA
Coding sequences within:
- a CDS encoding recombinase family protein; its protein translation is MNQRLVRIARPAGLVKALLYARVSSKEQEKEKEKEKEKEKEKEKEKEKEKEKEKEKEKEKEKEKEKEGFSIPAQCKLLRDYALQQRFDIVQEFIDVETAKTTGRINFTEMVKYLRKHPGIGSVLVEKTDRLYRNLKDWVTLDELDVEIHLAKEGVTLSRDSRSSEKFMHGIKVLMAKNYIDNLSEEARKGQMEKAEQGIWPTKAPLGYVNTTGKDGKRLSSRILNWLQSSRSCSSATQPASVRSRPWLRQPMAMG
- a CDS encoding DUF6931 family protein; its protein translation is MANELGYRTARDLFLACPAIARDMKSLATGQPPLDFCRALLAGRVPEEAITFCAYLLPERAAVWWGHECLSTLAELLADRDLELLALVHDRVGEPDNPDHQAVLSNSLDLPPATPAAWIALAAVWRDPTLNMVSTGFPAAHAVNAGILAALARASLADRFAVLSAFVEMGIQMAEMEA
- a CDS encoding OmpA family protein, whose product is MFEVVAFSQAKAVTRPIGLIIAAILGLMVLGPPMASAAPNWTLDPDASVLTYQSVKKNTIVETNKIRNITGTLSSAGNARISFDLNSVDTGVDLRNVRMRFLFFETFKYPTAELTAKVDPAAFADLPAKRRIKATLPFRLSLHGVDKDLEASVVVTMISDTQVSVASEAPVAVHVEDFGLLPNVDKLQQAANVTNIVPTASVSFDFVFVADGSKPAAVQTVAAGTTDVGPVATDAAKANFSDEECLNRFAVLSRTGAIYFRSASARLDAKSRPLLTEVEGVVGKCPTLKVEVSGYTDSDGSPEANKALSERRAQAVADALVAGGVPRQQISAAGHGEESPVAANDTPKNKALNRRIEFSATKLAN
- a CDS encoding caspase family protein; this encodes MLACFTAFQACADRRVALVIGNSEYREIPALKNPDKDAEDVSNTFRLAGFDVFVAKDLTKIEFEKQFRNYLAAADGADLAIVYYSGHGFQIGGENFLIPVDASLTNAADIEVQAVKLDDVLQQLRAKSKIQVIILDACRNNPFPRKDYWLRDQLITAGDTGLAQVKSSLNTLIAFATEPGAVAYDGSGDLSPFSSAFSRRALAPNQEIRSVMAAVRRDVVEATAGKQVPWENSSLIDEVVLMRRASRPALPPVLEKVVPSGVGPVALDLPEPLDVDGGPVTVSIERPPALGRLILDGKPVAAGEPIAGKDLPRLQMDVPKGAGIQELVDMMAYATRDNWGGESQGILVFRVKNGEGAEGKQLVASLESEQKQEVVERGIHITGAAEAIENRDVQVPVGVGPVPLKLDFPTKDPAVSLKLASYPATGTLSLPDRALSPGSSVMADEVDQLRYEPQIGAVKPLIVGFEIRADNTSPKPATMKLSPSVDPCDREAGEPLDLQGVVPGLLPNEISGNAVDVCRAAVKAYPGVARFHYQLGRALLAVGKVDDAKKAIQEAADRGHVRAVFELGYIASSGIGAAVDPSKANGFYAKASDKGDPYGMTAWGRALFNGLGVKRDTGRGLDLLLKAAAMGHTYAMNDLAAIFTEGRNGVPADPARAVAFLKAGVERQDMYSMNILGRNYLSGRGVEKDTKQAQALFQKAMDLGQPYAPGSLARMYRDGDGVEQNLAEAQKLFELATDRGDYSAAYDRAAIEMQKGGKSDQVVAVRYLAFAAGLDLRNELPSARTTLAQFGAKPKTAALKQLRSELKSKVPAGGSVDDQLVKTARAVWEQANPRRDLF
- a CDS encoding caspase family protein — translated: MFLDACRDNPLADVLAKTAGIKGASSGLAEIPIENGGAGTLVAFAASPNQLAYDGSGDHSPFTTALLQHIGESNVSITEAMNRVTSDVFNATAGKQRPWINVSLTTEVVLHKVDLNAPLIVGEASTRQAEAGSDARNTGASPSQNADQLALDTLRAKIPKLATDGPILFDRPIKFGDPAIDGKSIAQLIKSEPLFSPVEGLDKSVWEGKHCETCHQWNEARLCEQAKNFAANDVSVLRLQHPLGTRFKVALARWAQGGCQ
- a CDS encoding helix-turn-helix domain-containing protein; translated protein: MEIREVFARNLRTARLAKGLSQEELAHRADIDRTYISSLERGVYNASIDVADRLAKALEIEVAELLSRKKSTSINRH
- a CDS encoding DUF982 domain-containing protein; amino-acid sequence: MSLHWFSSAVTVSTSQAGVRFQVSNTETATAELMKWTKRGPHWNRAVRVCMASLADQATPQEVRRCFRLAAKEEGVLLPE
- a CDS encoding OmpA family protein, which codes for MRWGSSALALAAMLLGTHVCADPLQKSEDIVKFFAGQPGNLGAARGICVGTEEECKSKAEKTGSAQQKAGLDMMINFALDSAQLDQIARTELDEFAKALKDNRLSTFSFVVEGHTDATGPDRYNQDLSQRRAKSVAAFLEANGVESARLEAIGLGKSHPRVANPYDPVNRRVEMRIRTE
- a CDS encoding response regulator; its protein translation is MSSGVILLVEDEGILLWDVEQSLVEAGFEVASAFNAATAIETFDLDPERISAVLTDIRLGEGATGWDIARHARVARPTLPIVYMSGHGADDWPSEGVPNSIMISKPFVMAQVITALATLLNSASSLGIS